A genome region from Geobacter pickeringii includes the following:
- a CDS encoding tetratricopeptide repeat protein, whose amino-acid sequence MTDRKLVSIPAVDYLSLGYSALERGDHQEAVNIFRRAQEKKRSARSFVGLGRAYQGLGDLPTARWAFYQALEIDPADPDANAWAEKIGRLSVPSPSTGRRTCRFRAHKDFLEVQGKKGWRRFFIKAINLGLGLPGYFPGEYPVCKGTYLAWFRQMGELGVNSLRIYTIHPPGFYDALAEYNSQGGRLFLFQGIWLELPEDNDFRGEKYTSYVRRQIREAVDAVSGNADFPERPGLPHGAYRSDVTPWLAGYVVGREWESCAVRAFNDSRGRVAERYDGRFLEMEEGPPFEVWAAETCDFVQSYGDERYGANHPVTITNWPTLDPLEHPSESTYGEGLRWQGYQIAMDTCNEDEDVETFDPAKIRSKRGAGFFASYHVYPYYPDFLNNDYLNHKSPYLDYLRELKRHHGSQPVVIAEFGVPSSREITHWQRDGWHHGGHDEEAQGRVNGLMMESIRNADMAGGMLFSWFDEWFKRNWVFLPYELPAERNPFWFNLQDAEQNYGVVAAYPGYPSMKTTLGGKREEWRDAALVYSKEGGPLHRFGDGADGARTLTRLSAQHDEGFFYLCLETAAPVDFSRAHYLVGLDPPGSSTGELTLPFGCGVESPIGLSFVVHLAGEGKSRILVTRHYDKYLNEGTKKVRPRPSILGEWVPMQNITNHRRISKDQKHYYPSRVFSMSGLRFGSLDRRASDFNSLADVHVSGSMIELRIPWGLLNVTDPSSRHVLWMEGEKKTRVTEGIGIVACSYKPSGVGLLATATGRSSNLTDALPAGFAASGARSYAWEEWNHPLYHTFLKKSFTMYREILARIPE is encoded by the coding sequence GTGACAGACAGAAAGCTGGTGTCGATACCTGCCGTCGATTATCTCTCCCTCGGATACTCAGCCCTGGAGCGGGGGGATCATCAGGAGGCGGTGAACATCTTCCGGCGCGCTCAGGAGAAGAAACGAAGCGCCCGGAGCTTTGTCGGCCTTGGACGCGCGTATCAGGGGCTCGGCGACTTGCCGACCGCCCGCTGGGCCTTTTATCAGGCTTTGGAGATAGATCCCGCCGACCCGGACGCCAATGCGTGGGCCGAAAAGATCGGTCGCCTGAGCGTTCCCTCCCCTTCAACGGGACGCCGGACCTGCCGGTTTCGCGCGCACAAGGATTTTCTGGAGGTCCAGGGAAAGAAGGGGTGGCGGCGTTTTTTCATCAAGGCCATAAACCTCGGCCTCGGCCTGCCGGGGTATTTCCCGGGAGAGTATCCGGTCTGCAAAGGCACCTATCTTGCGTGGTTCCGCCAGATGGGGGAACTCGGGGTGAATTCGCTCCGGATCTATACAATTCACCCTCCGGGGTTCTACGACGCCCTTGCCGAATACAACTCCCAGGGGGGGCGGCTCTTCCTGTTCCAGGGGATCTGGCTGGAGCTTCCAGAAGACAACGATTTCCGCGGCGAGAAGTACACTAGCTACGTCCGGCGCCAGATTCGCGAGGCGGTCGATGCTGTAAGTGGCAACGCCGATTTTCCCGAGCGGCCGGGGTTGCCTCACGGCGCCTATCGCAGTGACGTAACTCCCTGGCTGGCAGGCTATGTGGTGGGGCGGGAGTGGGAGAGCTGCGCTGTAAGGGCATTCAACGACTCCCGCGGCAGGGTTGCGGAGCGCTATGACGGCCGTTTCCTGGAGATGGAGGAGGGACCGCCGTTCGAGGTGTGGGCCGCTGAAACCTGCGATTTTGTACAGAGCTACGGCGACGAGCGCTACGGAGCGAATCACCCGGTTACCATCACCAACTGGCCCACGCTCGACCCCCTCGAGCACCCTTCCGAGTCCACCTATGGTGAGGGGCTGCGGTGGCAGGGGTACCAGATTGCTATGGATACCTGCAACGAGGACGAGGATGTGGAGACCTTCGATCCGGCAAAAATCCGTTCCAAGAGAGGTGCGGGCTTCTTTGCGTCGTACCATGTCTATCCCTACTACCCCGACTTTCTCAACAACGATTACCTGAATCATAAAAGCCCTTATCTCGACTATCTGCGGGAGCTTAAGCGCCACCATGGCTCGCAGCCGGTGGTAATTGCCGAGTTCGGAGTTCCATCGAGCCGGGAGATCACCCACTGGCAGCGCGACGGCTGGCATCACGGCGGCCACGACGAAGAGGCCCAGGGGCGGGTCAACGGTCTCATGATGGAGTCGATCCGGAACGCCGACATGGCGGGGGGGATGCTTTTCAGCTGGTTTGACGAATGGTTCAAGCGCAACTGGGTATTTCTTCCCTACGAGTTGCCCGCAGAGCGAAATCCCTTCTGGTTCAACCTCCAGGATGCCGAGCAGAACTACGGAGTCGTGGCGGCGTACCCCGGCTATCCTTCCATGAAGACGACGCTGGGAGGAAAGCGTGAAGAGTGGCGCGATGCGGCGCTTGTCTACAGCAAGGAGGGTGGACCTCTCCATCGTTTCGGTGACGGAGCCGACGGAGCCCGGACTCTTACACGACTCTCCGCCCAGCACGATGAAGGTTTCTTCTACCTCTGTCTGGAAACGGCGGCACCGGTTGACTTTTCCCGTGCCCATTACCTGGTCGGGCTTGACCCGCCCGGGAGCAGTACCGGGGAACTGACGCTCCCTTTCGGCTGCGGCGTCGAGAGTCCGATCGGGCTTTCCTTTGTCGTTCATCTGGCAGGGGAGGGGAAGAGCAGGATTCTCGTCACGCGGCACTATGACAAATACCTGAACGAGGGGACGAAAAAGGTCCGCCCGCGGCCGTCTATCCTGGGCGAATGGGTGCCGATGCAGAACATCACCAACCACCGCCGCATCAGCAAGGACCAGAAACATTACTATCCCTCCCGGGTCTTCTCCATGAGCGGGCTGCGCTTCGGTTCCCTTGACCGTCGGGCCTCCGATTTCAACTCTCTGGCTGATGTTCACGTTTCCGGCAGTATGATAGAGCTCCGCATCCCCTGGGGTCTTCTCAATGTGACGGACCCCAGTTCCCGGCACGTTCTCTGGATGGAGGGGGAAAAGAAGACCCGTGTCACGGAGGGCATCGGCATCGTTGCCTGCAGCTACAAACCGTCGGGGGTGGGACTGCTGGCGACGGCGACCGGCCGATCGTCGAATCTGACGGATGCCCTTCCTGCCGGCTTTGCGGCCTCGGGGGCGAGGAGCTATGCCTGGGAGGAGTGGAACCATCCCCTCTACCATACGTTTCTCAAAAAGAGTTTCACTATGTACCGCGAAATCCTCGCCCGGATTCCGGAGTAG
- a CDS encoding glycosyltransferase family 2 protein, protein MLHKIAEILLILQPVIFVYFIVLNGFYTLFTVISLRDIRNYLTTVTSQSIDNTLNGMFYRPLSILVPAFNEEKTIVASIKSLLALRYPEYEVIVINDGSTDGTLERLIDEFRLVRIDRPISLIVPHEPLIAKYVSVDHPHLFVLDKENGGKADALNAGINASQFPLFCSIDADSVLENDALIRATRLFVEDREVIATGGIVRVLNGCEVEDGIVKKVKAPRGLLACFQSVEYTKGFLSGRTSWNYFQSLLIISGAFGIFRKDIVMAVRGYRKSVGEDMDLVVRLHRHCRENKIRYKVVFVPDPVCWTQVPSDLVSLLKQRNRWHRGLIDSLWHSKRMFLNPRFGMVGLFGFPYFFFVETFGPAVEFLGYVGFLILFLLGHVSREFAILFFLLAVLWGTWINLGSILLDNLIYKRYSRLGDIMKLCFFGLLEFFGYRQIIVVERLIATFFFWKKGWGKPKRREIHGESSGSAA, encoded by the coding sequence ATGCTTCATAAGATTGCTGAAATTCTGCTGATTCTCCAGCCGGTAATTTTTGTCTACTTCATCGTTCTGAATGGCTTCTACACCCTGTTCACGGTGATCTCCCTGCGGGACATCCGCAATTATCTCACCACGGTAACCAGCCAGAGTATCGACAATACCTTGAACGGGATGTTCTATCGTCCCCTTTCGATCCTCGTCCCGGCCTTCAACGAAGAGAAGACCATCGTTGCCTCGATCAAGTCTCTGCTCGCGCTCCGCTACCCCGAGTACGAGGTGATTGTCATCAATGACGGCTCCACCGACGGCACGCTGGAGCGGCTTATCGACGAATTCCGCTTGGTGAGGATCGACCGGCCAATCAGTCTCATCGTTCCCCATGAGCCGCTGATTGCGAAATATGTTTCGGTGGATCACCCCCATCTCTTTGTGCTCGACAAGGAGAACGGCGGCAAAGCCGATGCCCTTAATGCCGGCATCAACGCTTCGCAGTTCCCGCTCTTCTGCTCTATTGATGCCGATTCGGTCCTTGAGAACGACGCCCTGATCCGGGCGACGCGGCTCTTTGTGGAGGATCGGGAGGTGATTGCCACCGGCGGGATCGTCCGCGTGCTTAACGGCTGTGAGGTGGAGGACGGGATCGTCAAGAAGGTGAAAGCGCCCCGCGGGCTGCTCGCCTGTTTCCAGTCGGTGGAGTACACCAAGGGATTTCTATCGGGGCGAACCTCGTGGAACTACTTCCAGAGTCTCCTGATCATCTCCGGGGCCTTCGGAATCTTCCGTAAGGACATAGTGATGGCGGTCAGGGGGTACCGCAAGAGCGTCGGTGAGGATATGGACCTGGTGGTGCGGCTTCATCGCCATTGTCGCGAGAACAAGATTCGGTACAAGGTGGTCTTTGTCCCCGACCCGGTCTGCTGGACCCAAGTGCCATCGGATCTCGTGTCGCTCCTCAAACAGCGTAACCGCTGGCACCGGGGGCTCATCGACAGTCTCTGGCACAGCAAGCGGATGTTTCTCAATCCCCGCTTTGGCATGGTGGGGCTCTTTGGCTTTCCCTATTTCTTCTTTGTGGAAACCTTTGGGCCTGCCGTGGAGTTTCTCGGCTACGTCGGCTTTCTGATTCTCTTTCTCCTCGGCCATGTGAGTCGTGAATTCGCCATTCTCTTTTTCCTGCTCGCCGTTTTGTGGGGCACCTGGATCAACCTGGGGTCCATCCTGCTCGACAACCTGATTTACAAGAGGTACAGCAGGCTCGGCGACATCATGAAATTATGTTTCTTTGGCCTCCTGGAGTTTTTCGGCTATCGTCAGATCATCGTAGTGGAACGTTTGATTGCCACGTTCTTCTTCTGGAAGAAGGGGTGGGGAAAACCAAAACGACGGGAGATTCATGGTGAAAGTTCTGGCTCGGCTGCCTGA